In a genomic window of Mus pahari chromosome 8, PAHARI_EIJ_v1.1, whole genome shotgun sequence:
- the Mettl17 gene encoding methyltransferase-like protein 17, mitochondrial isoform X2 yields the protein MATARTPGFLLLFCRSCRSLRGPQFRAYAALVPGVSQVDNGSDFLGKKPHRKHPGILHLPHVQLPQALADAAQLLLFERPMRSIEKQVQALTNYLWSRHLPVEPEELQRRAAYLEKKVLEKQDSTQTEEKLHEAVLHALRKTTYHWQELSYNEELGLIYMAARLDGGFAAVFRAFHEIQARIPEFRPQTLMDFGSGTGSVAWAAHSTWGQSLREYVCVDSSAAMLGLAEKLLKGGSESGKPCIPGVFFRQFLPVSPKVQFDVVVSAYALSELPSRADRIEVLQNLWRKTSHFLVLVENGTKAGHRLLMDARNLVLGEKEKSPLDLQPSFVFAPNKKPKEEIFSMVILARGSPKEANRWPRITQPVLKRPRHVHCHLCCPDGHMQHAVVTARRHGRDLYRCARVSCWGDLLPVIAPTEFPPPSTAEEPAP from the exons ATGGCCACCGCCAGGACACCGGGATTTCTGCTGCTGTTCTGCAGATCGTGCCGCAGCCTTCGAGGACCCCAGTTCCGA GCCTACGCCGCCCTTGTGCCCGGTGTGTCCCAGGTAGACAACGGGTCGGATTTCCTGGGGAAGAAACCCCATCGTAAGCATCCCGGCATCCTGCATCTTCCGCACGTACAGCTGCCGCAAGCACTGGCTGACGCCGCACAGTTACTGCTTTTCG AGAGACCCATGCGCAGTATCGAGAAGCAGGTGCAAGCACTCACCAACTATCTCTGGAGCCGACATTTACCTGTAGAGCCGGAGGAGTTGCAAAGACGGGCTGCGTATCTTGAGAAAAAAGTCCTGGAAAAACAAG ACTCAACTCAGACAGAGGAAAAACTTCATGAGGCAGTACTACATGCCCTGCGCAAAACCACCTACCATTGGCAGGAACTCAG ctACAATGAAGAGCTGGGTCTGATCTATATGGCAGCAAGACTGGACGGTGGTTTTGCGGCAGTTTTCAGGGCATTCCATGAG ATCCAGGCGCGAATCCCAGAGTTTCGGCCACAGACGTTGATGGACTTTGGGTCTGGCACTGGTTCTGTTGCCTG GGCTGCCCACAGTACTTGGGGCCAAAGCCTCCGTGAATACGTGTGTGTGGACAGTTCAGCTGCCATGTTGGGGTTGGCTGAAAAGCTCTTGAAAG GTGGTTCAGAATCAGGGAAGCCCTGTATCCCAGGTGTCTTTTTCAGACAGTTTCTACCTGTGTCGCCCAAG GTCCAATTTGATGTGGTGGTATCAGCCTACGCCCTCAGTGAACTACCCAGCAGGGCTGATCGCATTGAGGTCCTTCAGAACTTGTGGCGTAAGACAAGCCATTTTCTG GTATTGGTGGAGAACGGAACCAAAGCTGGGCACCGACTTCTCATGGATGCCAGGAACCTGGTCCTCGGG GAAAAAGAGAAGTCACCTTTGGACCTTCAACCTAGCTTTGTGTTTGCCCCA AATAAGAAACCAAAGGAGGAAATATTCTCTATGGTAATCCTTGCCAGGGGGTCTCCAAAGGAAGCTAACCGCTGGCCCCGAATCACGCAGCCCGTCCTTAAACGGCCTCGCCATGTGCATTGCCACCTCTGTTGTCCAGACGGGCACATGCAGCACGCTGTGGTGACAGCCCGTCGGCACGGCAG GGATTTGTACCGCTGTGCCCGCGTCAGCTGCTGGGGAGATCTCTTACCTGTTATCGCTCCAACCGAGTTTCCTCCTCCGTCCACCGCTGAAGAGCCAGCCCCCTGA
- the Mettl17 gene encoding methyltransferase-like protein 17, mitochondrial isoform X1 has protein sequence MATARTPGFLLLFCRSCRSLRGPQFRAYAALVPGVSQVDNGSDFLGKKPHRKHPGILHLPHVQLPQALADAAQLLLFERPMRSIEKQVQALTNYLWSRHLPVEPEELQRRAAYLEKKVLEKQDSTQTEEKLHEAVLHALRKTTYHWQELSYNEELGLIYMAARLDGGFAAVFRAFHEIQARIPEFRPQTLMDFGSGTGSVAWAAHSTWGQSLREYVCVDSSAAMLGLAEKLLKGGSESGKPCIPGVFFRQFLPVSPKVQFDVVVSAYALSELPSRADRIEVLQNLWRKTSHFLVLVENGTKAGHRLLMDARNLVLGEKEKSPLDLQPSFVFAPCPHELPCPQLNASKSLACSFSQAYHPIPFNWNKKPKEEIFSMVILARGSPKEANRWPRITQPVLKRPRHVHCHLCCPDGHMQHAVVTARRHGRDLYRCARVSCWGDLLPVIAPTEFPPPSTAEEPAP, from the exons ATGGCCACCGCCAGGACACCGGGATTTCTGCTGCTGTTCTGCAGATCGTGCCGCAGCCTTCGAGGACCCCAGTTCCGA GCCTACGCCGCCCTTGTGCCCGGTGTGTCCCAGGTAGACAACGGGTCGGATTTCCTGGGGAAGAAACCCCATCGTAAGCATCCCGGCATCCTGCATCTTCCGCACGTACAGCTGCCGCAAGCACTGGCTGACGCCGCACAGTTACTGCTTTTCG AGAGACCCATGCGCAGTATCGAGAAGCAGGTGCAAGCACTCACCAACTATCTCTGGAGCCGACATTTACCTGTAGAGCCGGAGGAGTTGCAAAGACGGGCTGCGTATCTTGAGAAAAAAGTCCTGGAAAAACAAG ACTCAACTCAGACAGAGGAAAAACTTCATGAGGCAGTACTACATGCCCTGCGCAAAACCACCTACCATTGGCAGGAACTCAG ctACAATGAAGAGCTGGGTCTGATCTATATGGCAGCAAGACTGGACGGTGGTTTTGCGGCAGTTTTCAGGGCATTCCATGAG ATCCAGGCGCGAATCCCAGAGTTTCGGCCACAGACGTTGATGGACTTTGGGTCTGGCACTGGTTCTGTTGCCTG GGCTGCCCACAGTACTTGGGGCCAAAGCCTCCGTGAATACGTGTGTGTGGACAGTTCAGCTGCCATGTTGGGGTTGGCTGAAAAGCTCTTGAAAG GTGGTTCAGAATCAGGGAAGCCCTGTATCCCAGGTGTCTTTTTCAGACAGTTTCTACCTGTGTCGCCCAAG GTCCAATTTGATGTGGTGGTATCAGCCTACGCCCTCAGTGAACTACCCAGCAGGGCTGATCGCATTGAGGTCCTTCAGAACTTGTGGCGTAAGACAAGCCATTTTCTG GTATTGGTGGAGAACGGAACCAAAGCTGGGCACCGACTTCTCATGGATGCCAGGAACCTGGTCCTCGGG GAAAAAGAGAAGTCACCTTTGGACCTTCAACCTAGCTTTGTGTTTGCCCCA TGTCCCCATGAACTTCCCTGTCCTCAGCTGAATGCCTCCAAGTCCCTGGCCTGTAGCTTCTCCCAGGCTTATCATCCTATCCCCTTCAACTGG AATAAGAAACCAAAGGAGGAAATATTCTCTATGGTAATCCTTGCCAGGGGGTCTCCAAAGGAAGCTAACCGCTGGCCCCGAATCACGCAGCCCGTCCTTAAACGGCCTCGCCATGTGCATTGCCACCTCTGTTGTCCAGACGGGCACATGCAGCACGCTGTGGTGACAGCCCGTCGGCACGGCAG GGATTTGTACCGCTGTGCCCGCGTCAGCTGCTGGGGAGATCTCTTACCTGTTATCGCTCCAACCGAGTTTCCTCCTCCGTCCACCGCTGAAGAGCCAGCCCCCTGA
- the Slc39a2 gene encoding zinc transporter ZIP2 isoform X1 — MEVLLGVKIGCLLALLVLTLGCGLTPIYVKWFQMDAATGHHHRVLSLLGCTSAGVFLGAGLMHMTAEALEGIESEIQKFVVQNSTGSKGNSSRDAASSYVEYPYGELIISLGFFFVFLLESLALQCCHGAAGGSTEQEEEWGGTHAFGFHKHPPVPSPSRGPLRALVLLLSLSFHSVFEGLAVGLQATVAATVQLCVAVLAHKGLVVFSVGLRLGKIGTGPRWATFCILSLALMSPVGLALGLTVAGGASGQAQGLAQAVLEGIAAGTFLYVTFLEILPRELACPEAPLAKYGCVAAGFAFMALIALWA, encoded by the exons ATGGAAGTACTACTAGGAGTAAAAATTGGCTGCCTGCTTGCCCTTCTGGTTCTCACACTGGGCTGTGGCCTTACTCCCATCTACGTGAAATGGTTCCAGATGGATGCAGCTACAG GTCATCACCACAGGgtcctcagcctcctgggctGCACCTCTGCAGGCGTCTTCTTGGGAGCAGGGTTGATGCATATGACTGCTGAAGCCCTGGAGGGAATTGAGTCAGAAATTCAGAAATTCGTGGTGCAG AATAGTACAGGAAGTAAGGGAAATTCTTCTCGGGATGCTGCTTCTAGTTAC GTGGAGTATCCCTATGGAGAGCTCATCATCTCTCTgggctttttctttgtcttccttttggAGTCGCTGGCATTGCAGTGCTGTCACGGGGCTGCTGGAGGATCcacagaacaggaagaggaatggggagggaCTCATGCCTTTGGATTCCACAAGCATCCACCGGTACCCTCACCCTCACGGGGTCCCCTGCGCGCCCTGGTCCTTCTGCTCTCGCTGTCCTTTCATTCCGTGTTCGAAGGCCTGGCTGTGGGACTACAGGCCACAGTGGCGGCCACCGTACAGCTCTGTGTCGCTGTGCTGGCTCATAAGGGGCTTGTGGTGTTCAGTGTGGGCCTGAGGCTGGGGAAGATCGGCACTGGACCACGATGGGCCACGTTCTGCATACTGTCACTAGCTCTCATGTCTCCTGTGGGCCTAGCCCTAGGGCTGACCGTGGCTGGAGGAGCCTCAGGACAAGCACAGGGATTAGCCCAGGCTGTATTGGAGGGCATAGCAGCGGGCACATTTTTATATGTCACCTTCCTAGAAATTTTGCCCCGGGAGCTGGCCTGTCCTGAGGCCCCTCTGGCCAAGTATGGTTGTGTGGCTGCTGGGTTTGCCTTCATGGCCCTTATTGCTTTGTGGGCCTGA
- the Slc39a2 gene encoding zinc transporter ZIP2 isoform X2: protein MEVLLGVKIGCLLALLVLTLGCGLTPIYVKWFQMDAATGHHHRVLSLLGCTSAGVFLGAGLMHMTAEALEGIESEIQKFVVQNSTGSKGNSSRDAASSYVEYPYGELIISLGFFFVFLLESLALQCCHGAAGGSTEQEEEWGGTHAFGFHKHPPVPSPSRGPSGQVWLCGCWVCLHGPYCFVGLRHSSLL from the exons ATGGAAGTACTACTAGGAGTAAAAATTGGCTGCCTGCTTGCCCTTCTGGTTCTCACACTGGGCTGTGGCCTTACTCCCATCTACGTGAAATGGTTCCAGATGGATGCAGCTACAG GTCATCACCACAGGgtcctcagcctcctgggctGCACCTCTGCAGGCGTCTTCTTGGGAGCAGGGTTGATGCATATGACTGCTGAAGCCCTGGAGGGAATTGAGTCAGAAATTCAGAAATTCGTGGTGCAG AATAGTACAGGAAGTAAGGGAAATTCTTCTCGGGATGCTGCTTCTAGTTAC GTGGAGTATCCCTATGGAGAGCTCATCATCTCTCTgggctttttctttgtcttccttttggAGTCGCTGGCATTGCAGTGCTGTCACGGGGCTGCTGGAGGATCcacagaacaggaagaggaatggggagggaCTCATGCCTTTGGATTCCACAAGCATCCACCGGTACCCTCACCCTCACGGG GCCCCTCTGGCCAAGTATGGTTGTGTGGCTGCTGGGTTTGCCTTCATGGCCCTTATTGCTTTGTGGGCCTGAGACATTCCTCACTGCTCTGA